A part of Fundulus heteroclitus isolate FHET01 chromosome 23, MU-UCD_Fhet_4.1, whole genome shotgun sequence genomic DNA contains:
- the med19a gene encoding mediator of RNA polymerase II transcription subunit 19-A, with the protein MTEMFSTLFGQNEAQGPPGSSSLGFGPGKAPPPIPQNQVSMAGQMPPQLVDEGPALRKSGATNEHFYLLRELPVGNELTGNTNLITHYNLEHAYNKFCGKKVKEKLSNFLPELPGMIDCPGTQDGSSLRSLIDKPPVCGNSFSPLTGASLTGFRLHTGPLPEQYRLMHIQPPKKKSKHKHKHHRPQDPLPQETPSDTDPKKKKKKRDDDPDRKKKKKDKKKKKNRHSPDHPGLAGSQPSSNSLR; encoded by the exons ATGACGGAAATGTTTTCCACTCTGTTCGGGCAAAATGAAGCTCAGGGACCTCCCGGGTCTTCGTCTTTGGGTTTTGGACCGGGGAAAGCGCCGCCACCCATCCCGCAGAACCAAGTCTCCATGGCGGGTCAGATGCCACCACAGCTCGTGGATGAGGGGCCTGCTCTGCGAAAGTCCGGAGCCACGAACGAACATTTCTATTTACTGCGAGAACTTCCTG ttggaaACGAATTAACGGGTAACACCAACCTCATCACACACTACAACCTGGAACATGCCTACAACAAGTTCTGCGGGAAGAAGGTGAAGGAGAAGCTCAGCAACTTTCTGCCAGAGCTACCAG GTATGATTGACTGTCCGGGCACTCAGGACGGCAGCTCGTTACGCTCTCTGATCGATAAGCCTCCGGTGTGTGGGAACTCCTTCAGCCCGCTGACCGGTGCTTCGCTCACAGGCTTCAGACTACACACAGGACCG ctcccAGAACAGTACAGACTGATGCACATACAGCCTCCAAAGAAGAagagcaaacacaaacacaagcacCACCGGCCACAGGACCCGTTACCACAAG AAACTCCCTCAGACACTGATcccaagaaaaagaagaaaaagagggaCGATGACCCGGatcgaaagaagaagaagaaagacaagaaaaagaagaag AACCGCCACAGTCCGGACCACCCCGGCCTCGCTGGATCACAGCCCAGCAGCAACAGCCTGAGATAA